A window from Streptomyces sp. NBC_00335 encodes these proteins:
- the thrC gene encoding threonine synthase, translating to MAAQSVATSAETVENASGTSVDLGPATGLSCRECGTGFELGPIFACAECFGPLEVAYDLPLGDPEALRAAIEAGPNNIWRYAPLLPVPADVASKPSLNPGFTKLVDAANLAKELGVTGKLYVKDDSGNPTHSFKDRVVAIAVEAARAFGFTTLSCSSTGNLAGAVGAAAARAGFRSCVFIPHDLEQGKVVMAGVYGGDLVGIEGNYDDVNRFCSELIGDPLGEGWGFVNVNLRPYYGEGSKTLAYEICEQLGWQLPDQIVIPIASGSQLTKIDKGLQELIKLGLVEDKPYKIFGAQAEGCSPVSTAFKAGHEVVRPQKPNTIAKSLAIGNPADGPYVLDIARRTGGFVEDVNDEQVVEAIKLLAQTEGIFAETAGGVTVGVTKKLVENGQLDPTLTTVILNTGDGLKTLEAVAEGGGQTATIRPSLDAFRAANLA from the coding sequence ATGGCTGCACAGTCTGTCGCAACCTCTGCCGAAACCGTTGAAAACGCTTCTGGCACCTCTGTCGATCTCGGTCCCGCCACCGGCCTTTCCTGTCGTGAGTGCGGTACCGGCTTCGAGCTCGGCCCGATCTTCGCCTGCGCCGAGTGCTTCGGCCCGCTCGAAGTCGCCTACGACCTGCCGCTGGGCGACCCGGAAGCCCTGCGCGCCGCCATCGAGGCCGGCCCGAACAACATCTGGCGCTACGCGCCGCTGCTGCCCGTCCCGGCGGACGTGGCCTCCAAGCCGAGCCTGAACCCCGGCTTCACCAAGCTCGTGGACGCGGCCAACCTGGCCAAGGAGCTCGGCGTCACCGGCAAGCTGTACGTCAAGGACGACTCCGGCAACCCGACGCACTCCTTCAAGGACCGCGTCGTGGCCATCGCCGTCGAGGCCGCCCGCGCCTTCGGCTTCACCACCCTCTCCTGCTCCTCCACCGGCAACCTGGCCGGCGCCGTCGGCGCCGCGGCCGCCCGCGCCGGCTTCCGCTCCTGCGTGTTCATCCCGCACGACCTGGAGCAGGGCAAGGTCGTCATGGCCGGTGTCTACGGTGGCGACCTCGTCGGCATCGAGGGCAACTACGACGACGTCAACCGCTTCTGCTCCGAGCTCATCGGCGACCCGCTGGGCGAGGGCTGGGGCTTCGTCAACGTCAACCTGCGCCCGTACTACGGCGAGGGCTCCAAGACCCTGGCGTACGAGATCTGCGAGCAGCTCGGCTGGCAGCTGCCCGACCAGATCGTCATCCCGATCGCGTCCGGCTCGCAGCTCACGAAGATCGACAAGGGTCTCCAGGAGCTGATCAAGCTCGGCCTCGTCGAGGACAAGCCGTACAAGATCTTCGGCGCCCAGGCCGAGGGCTGCTCGCCCGTCTCGACCGCCTTCAAGGCCGGTCACGAGGTGGTCCGCCCGCAGAAGCCGAACACCATCGCCAAGTCGCTGGCCATCGGCAACCCGGCGGACGGCCCGTACGTCCTGGACATCGCGCGCCGCACCGGCGGCTTCGTCGAGGACGTCAACGACGAGCAGGTCGTCGAGGCCATCAAGCTCCTCGCCCAGACCGAGGGCATCTTCGCCGAGACCGCGGGCGGCGTGACCGTCGGCGTGACGAAGAAGCTCGTCGAGAACGGGCAGCTCGACCCCACGCTGACCACCGTGATCCTGAACACCGGTGACGGCCTCAAGACCCTGGAGGCGGTGGCCGAAGGTGGTGGCCAGACCGCCACCATCCGCCCCAGCCTGGACGCGTTCCGCGCCGCCAACCTGGCCTGA
- a CDS encoding MoaD/ThiS family protein, which produces MSVNVRIPTILRTYTGGQAEVPAEGATLEEVIQSLEASHPGIAARVLDDQGKLRRFVNVYVNDDDVRFEGGLQTSTPDGAGISIIPAVAGGC; this is translated from the coding sequence ATGAGCGTCAACGTCCGCATCCCCACCATCCTGCGCACCTACACCGGCGGCCAGGCCGAGGTCCCCGCCGAGGGCGCGACCCTCGAAGAGGTCATCCAGTCCCTGGAGGCGAGCCACCCCGGCATCGCCGCGCGCGTCCTGGACGACCAGGGCAAGCTGCGCCGCTTCGTGAACGTCTACGTCAACGACGACGACGTGCGCTTCGAGGGCGGGCTGCAGACGTCCACTCCGGACGGCGCCGGCATCTCGATCATCCCCGCCGTCGCGGGCGGCTGCTGA
- a CDS encoding cold-shock protein, which translates to MAQGTVKWFNAEKGYGFIAVDGGADVFVHYSAIQMDGYRTLEEGQRVEFEISQGQKGPQADMVKLAAG; encoded by the coding sequence ATGGCTCAGGGCACCGTCAAGTGGTTCAACGCGGAGAAGGGCTACGGCTTCATCGCGGTCGACGGTGGTGCGGATGTGTTCGTCCACTACAGCGCCATCCAGATGGACGGGTACCGCACCCTTGAAGAGGGTCAGCGGGTCGAGTTCGAGATCTCGCAGGGCCAGAAGGGTCCGCAGGCGGACATGGTCAAGCTCGCCGCCGGCTAG
- the groL gene encoding chaperonin GroEL (60 kDa chaperone family; promotes refolding of misfolded polypeptides especially under stressful conditions; forms two stacked rings of heptamers to form a barrel-shaped 14mer; ends can be capped by GroES; misfolded proteins enter the barrel where they are refolded when GroES binds), whose product MAKIIAFNEEARRGLERGMNQLADAVKVTLGPKGRNVVLEKKWGAPTITNDGVSIAKEIELEDPYEKIGAELVKEVAKKTDDVAGDGTTTATVLAQALVREGLRNVAAGANPMALKRGIEKAVEAVSAALLAQAKDVETKEQIASTASISAADTQIGELIAEAMDKVGKEGVITVEESQTFGLELELTEGMRFDKGYISAYFATDMERMESSLDDPYILIVNSKIGSVKDLLPLLEKVMQSGKPLLIIAEDVEGEALSTLVVNKIRGTFKSVAVKAPGFGDRRKAMLGDIAILTGGTVISEEVGLKLENAGLDLLGRARKVVITKDETTIVDGAGDSDQVQGRVNQIRAEIENSDSDYDREKLQERLAKLAGGVAVIKAGAATEVELKERKHRIEDAVRNAKAAVEEGIVAGGGVALLQASSVFEKLELTGDEATGANAVKLALEAPLKQIAVNGGLEGGVVVEKVRNLQIGWGLNAATGEYVDMIAAGIIDPAKVTRSALQNAASIAALFLTTEAVIADKPEKAGAAAGGGMPGGDMDF is encoded by the coding sequence ATGGCCAAGATCATTGCGTTCAACGAGGAGGCCCGGCGCGGTCTCGAGCGAGGCATGAACCAGCTCGCCGACGCCGTCAAGGTCACCCTTGGCCCCAAGGGTCGCAACGTCGTCCTTGAGAAGAAGTGGGGCGCCCCCACGATCACCAACGATGGTGTCTCCATCGCCAAGGAGATCGAGCTCGAGGACCCGTACGAGAAGATCGGCGCCGAGCTGGTCAAGGAAGTCGCCAAGAAGACGGACGACGTCGCCGGCGACGGTACGACCACCGCCACCGTTCTCGCCCAGGCGCTCGTCCGCGAGGGCCTGCGCAACGTGGCCGCCGGTGCGAACCCGATGGCCCTCAAGCGCGGTATCGAGAAGGCCGTCGAGGCCGTCTCCGCCGCCCTGCTGGCGCAGGCCAAGGATGTCGAGACCAAGGAGCAGATCGCTTCGACGGCCTCCATCTCCGCCGCCGACACCCAGATCGGCGAGCTCATCGCCGAGGCCATGGACAAGGTCGGCAAGGAAGGCGTCATCACGGTCGAGGAGTCGCAGACCTTCGGCCTGGAGCTCGAGCTCACCGAGGGCATGCGCTTCGACAAGGGCTACATCTCGGCGTACTTCGCCACCGACATGGAGCGCATGGAGTCGTCCCTCGACGACCCGTACATCCTGATCGTCAACTCCAAGATCGGCTCGGTCAAGGACCTGCTGCCGCTCCTGGAGAAGGTCATGCAGTCCGGCAAGCCGCTGCTGATCATCGCCGAGGACGTCGAGGGCGAGGCGCTCTCCACCCTCGTCGTCAACAAGATCCGCGGCACCTTCAAGTCCGTCGCCGTCAAGGCTCCGGGCTTCGGCGACCGTCGCAAGGCCATGCTCGGCGACATCGCCATCCTCACGGGCGGCACGGTCATCTCCGAGGAGGTCGGCCTCAAGCTCGAGAACGCCGGTCTCGACCTGCTCGGCCGCGCCCGCAAGGTCGTCATCACCAAGGACGAGACCACCATCGTCGACGGTGCCGGTGACAGCGACCAGGTCCAGGGTCGCGTCAACCAGATCCGCGCCGAGATCGAGAACTCCGACTCGGACTACGACCGCGAGAAGCTGCAGGAGCGCCTGGCGAAGCTCGCCGGCGGTGTCGCGGTCATCAAGGCCGGTGCCGCGACCGAGGTCGAGCTCAAGGAGCGCAAGCACCGCATCGAGGACGCCGTTCGCAACGCGAAGGCGGCCGTCGAAGAGGGCATCGTCGCCGGTGGCGGCGTGGCCCTGCTCCAGGCTTCCTCGGTCTTCGAGAAGCTCGAGCTCACCGGCGACGAGGCGACCGGCGCCAACGCCGTCAAGCTCGCGCTGGAGGCCCCGCTCAAGCAGATCGCCGTCAACGGTGGTCTCGAGGGTGGCGTCGTCGTGGAGAAGGTCCGCAACCTGCAGATCGGTTGGGGCCTGAACGCCGCGACCGGCGAGTACGTGGACATGATCGCGGCCGGCATCATCGACCCGGCGAAGGTCACCCGCTCTGCCCTGCAGAACGCGGCGTCCATCGCGGCTCTCTTCCTCACCACCGAGGCCGTCATCGCCGACAAGCCCGAGAAGGCCGGCGCGGCTGCCGGTGGCGGCATGCCGGGCGGCGACATGGACTTCTGA
- a CDS encoding Uma2 family endonuclease, translating to MTVTIMTERATPIEALSVLPTFEELLQTVAEMNTPDGFKAELIRGKIVVSPFSKLRYYRPMRALRKQIEAHAPEGHGADTAPFLFRFSASERAYGPDLFVADEAAFDGEGRHADGAALSLVAEFTSVSTRDADWNEKLDVYGLLVPVYLVVDMQHSEITCFWDPSPHGYRSRKTVSFGQPLHVPEPFDFDIDTTGF from the coding sequence ATGACGGTGACGATCATGACCGAGCGGGCCACACCCATAGAGGCGCTGTCGGTGCTGCCGACATTCGAGGAGCTCCTGCAGACGGTTGCGGAGATGAACACGCCAGACGGCTTCAAGGCCGAGCTCATCCGGGGGAAGATCGTCGTGTCGCCGTTTTCCAAGCTGCGCTACTACCGGCCCATGCGAGCACTCCGGAAGCAGATCGAGGCCCACGCCCCTGAAGGACACGGCGCGGACACCGCACCCTTCCTCTTCCGGTTCTCGGCCTCCGAGCGCGCGTACGGGCCAGACCTGTTCGTTGCGGATGAGGCGGCCTTCGACGGGGAGGGCCGACACGCGGACGGTGCGGCTCTGTCCCTAGTAGCCGAGTTCACCTCGGTGTCCACGAGAGACGCCGACTGGAACGAAAAACTGGACGTGTACGGCCTGCTCGTCCCCGTCTACCTGGTCGTCGACATGCAGCACTCGGAGATCACCTGCTTCTGGGACCCCTCCCCTCACGGGTACCGCTCCCGCAAGACGGTCTCGTTCGGCCAGCCCCTGCACGTCCCGGAGCCGTTCGACTTCGACATCGACACCACCGGCTTCTAG
- a CDS encoding phosphoribosylanthranilate isomerase — protein sequence MTDVFVKICGLKTAHDVEVAVAAGADAVGFVFAPGSPRTVDAVTARELAAHVPDGVLTVGVFRGQSVAEVRRFAEESGVRGVQLHGEEGPEDFAALRAEGRTLLRATAQHVERCGEYGEDLLLLDAPDPGSGKPWNWGSADFTAPAGRWLLAGGLTPANVGEALTATGAWGVDVSSGVESERGVKSPDLIRAFITAAREARPCGA from the coding sequence ATGACTGATGTGTTCGTCAAGATCTGCGGGCTCAAGACCGCGCACGACGTCGAGGTCGCCGTGGCCGCCGGGGCCGATGCCGTCGGCTTCGTCTTCGCGCCCGGCAGTCCGCGTACGGTCGACGCCGTGACGGCACGGGAGCTCGCCGCACACGTGCCGGACGGGGTGCTCACCGTGGGGGTGTTCCGGGGGCAGTCCGTCGCGGAGGTGCGGCGCTTCGCCGAGGAGAGCGGCGTACGGGGCGTGCAGCTGCACGGCGAGGAGGGCCCGGAGGACTTCGCGGCGCTGCGCGCGGAGGGCCGCACCCTGCTGCGGGCCACGGCGCAGCACGTGGAGCGCTGCGGGGAGTACGGCGAGGACCTGCTGCTCCTCGACGCCCCGGACCCCGGCTCCGGCAAGCCGTGGAACTGGGGCTCGGCGGACTTCACCGCGCCGGCGGGCCGCTGGCTGCTGGCGGGCGGGCTGACACCGGCCAACGTGGGTGAGGCCCTCACGGCCACCGGCGCGTGGGGCGTGGACGTGTCGAGCGGCGTGGAGAGCGAGCGCGGCGTCAAGTCCCCGGATCTGATCCGCGCCTTCATCACGGCGGCCCGCGAAGCGAGGCCCTGCGGGGCCTGA
- a CDS encoding TetR/AcrR family transcriptional regulator yields the protein MTYSGTKRGGKRERLAAAAAQVLHEQGMEKTTIADIARAADVPLGNVYYYFKTKDQLVEAAIDAHAQHLAGLIAVLDALPTPQDRLKALLAGWVDQRELTARYGCPTGSLASELDKRDDGLDQTLATVMRVLLDWAEQQFLALGRATDARELAVALIASYQGISLLTNTFRDPEMMASEGRRLERWIDSLA from the coding sequence GTGACTTACTCAGGTACGAAACGTGGCGGCAAGCGCGAACGCCTCGCCGCGGCCGCGGCCCAGGTCCTGCACGAACAGGGCATGGAGAAGACGACGATCGCCGACATCGCGCGCGCGGCCGACGTCCCCCTCGGCAACGTCTACTACTACTTCAAGACCAAGGACCAGCTGGTCGAAGCGGCCATCGACGCCCACGCGCAGCACCTGGCCGGGCTGATCGCCGTTCTGGACGCGCTCCCCACCCCGCAGGACCGGCTGAAGGCCCTCCTCGCCGGCTGGGTCGACCAGCGTGAGCTCACCGCCCGCTACGGCTGCCCCACCGGCTCGCTCGCCTCCGAGCTCGACAAGCGCGACGACGGCCTCGACCAGACCCTCGCCACCGTCATGCGGGTGCTGCTCGACTGGGCCGAGCAGCAGTTCCTCGCCTTGGGCCGGGCCACCGACGCGCGCGAGCTCGCGGTCGCCCTGATCGCCTCGTACCAGGGCATCTCCCTGCTCACGAACACCTTCCGCGACCCGGAGATGATGGCCTCGGAAGGGCGTCGCCTGGAGCGCTGGATCGACTCGCTGGCCTAG
- a CDS encoding SDR family oxidoreductase, whose amino-acid sequence MIVITGATGNVGSELVRILAAAGERVTAVSRRAPEHALPDGVRHHRADLADPQSLRPALAGAGALFLLVAGEDPRAVLATAAEAGVRRVVLLSSQGVGTRPEQYGHPAAFEEAVRRSGLEWTVLRSGGLDSNAFAWADSIRTHRTAAAPFGDVGLPTVDPADVAEVAAAVLRGSGHAGNTYDLTGPAPVTPRERAEAIAGAIGEPVRFVEQSPEEARAQMLTFMPEPAVEGTLAILGAPVAAERAVSPAVERILGRAPRPFAAWADRSAAAFR is encoded by the coding sequence ATGATCGTCATCACGGGTGCGACCGGAAACGTCGGCAGCGAGCTGGTACGGATCCTCGCGGCGGCGGGGGAGCGCGTCACGGCCGTCTCCCGCCGGGCGCCGGAGCATGCCCTGCCCGACGGGGTCCGCCACCACCGGGCCGATCTCGCCGATCCGCAGAGCCTGCGGCCGGCCCTCGCCGGGGCCGGGGCCCTGTTCCTGCTCGTCGCCGGCGAGGACCCGCGGGCGGTCCTCGCAACGGCCGCGGAGGCCGGCGTACGCAGGGTCGTACTGCTGTCCTCGCAGGGGGTCGGGACCCGGCCCGAGCAGTACGGGCACCCGGCCGCCTTCGAAGAGGCGGTCCGCCGGTCTGGGCTGGAGTGGACGGTCCTGCGCTCGGGCGGGCTCGACTCCAACGCCTTCGCCTGGGCCGACTCGATCCGTACGCACCGCACGGCCGCGGCGCCCTTCGGGGACGTCGGGCTGCCGACGGTCGACCCGGCGGACGTGGCCGAGGTCGCCGCCGCCGTACTGCGGGGCTCCGGGCACGCGGGGAACACGTACGACCTCACCGGCCCGGCCCCGGTCACCCCGCGCGAGCGGGCCGAGGCGATCGCGGGGGCGATCGGCGAACCGGTGCGGTTCGTGGAGCAGAGCCCCGAGGAGGCCCGCGCGCAGATGCTGACCTTCATGCCCGAGCCGGCGGTGGAGGGCACCCTGGCGATCCTGGGCGCGCCGGTCGCCGCCGAACGGGCCGTCAGCCCGGCCGTCGAGCGGATCCTCGGCCGGGCCCCGCGCCCCTTCGCCGCCTGGGCGGACCGCTCGGCGGCGGCCTTTCGCTGA
- a CDS encoding haloalkane dehalogenase → MPVQPVLDSTIHYREAGTRTGVPVVFLHGNPTSSHLWREVIPAVGGPARLLAPDLIGMGDSGKPDLAYTFADHARYLDAWFDALGLERAVLVGHDWGGALAFDRAARHPGRVRGIAFTETIVKPMSWEEFPEGGRELFRAIKTPGVGEAMILDENAFIEDTLPGTFGPGALEVYRAPYPTRESRRPILQWARSMPLGGEPAEVVARVAAYDEWLAASPDVPKLLLTFAPGPGAMTGQETVDWCVANIAGLELARHDDVPAGHHTPEDHPLLVAAAVRDWAGRHGLWG, encoded by the coding sequence ATGCCCGTACAGCCCGTACTCGACTCGACGATCCACTACCGGGAGGCCGGTACGCGCACCGGTGTGCCGGTGGTCTTCCTGCACGGGAACCCCACCTCCTCCCACCTCTGGCGGGAGGTGATCCCCGCCGTCGGCGGCCCGGCCCGGCTCCTCGCGCCTGACCTGATCGGGATGGGGGACTCGGGCAAGCCCGACCTCGCCTACACCTTCGCCGATCACGCCCGCTACCTCGACGCCTGGTTCGACGCGCTCGGGCTGGAGCGGGCCGTGCTCGTCGGGCACGACTGGGGAGGCGCGCTCGCCTTCGACCGGGCCGCCCGGCATCCGGGGCGGGTGCGCGGGATCGCGTTCACCGAAACCATCGTCAAGCCGATGAGCTGGGAGGAGTTCCCCGAGGGCGGCCGCGAGCTGTTCCGGGCGATCAAGACGCCCGGGGTGGGGGAGGCGATGATCCTCGACGAGAACGCCTTCATCGAGGACACGCTGCCCGGAACCTTCGGCCCCGGCGCCCTGGAGGTGTACCGGGCCCCGTACCCGACGAGGGAGAGCCGGCGCCCGATACTCCAGTGGGCCCGGTCGATGCCGCTGGGCGGGGAGCCGGCCGAGGTGGTGGCCCGCGTGGCGGCGTACGACGAGTGGCTCGCGGCGAGCCCGGACGTGCCCAAGCTGCTGCTGACCTTCGCCCCGGGGCCCGGGGCGATGACGGGACAGGAGACCGTCGACTGGTGCGTGGCGAACATCGCGGGTCTCGAACTCGCCCGGCACGACGACGTGCCCGCCGGCCACCACACCCCCGAGGACCACCCGCTGCTGGTCGCGGCGGCGGTACGGGACTGGGCGGGTCGGCACGGACTGTGGGGGTGA
- a CDS encoding alanine/glycine:cation symporter family protein has product MDTLDSVIVNVNDHLWTYLLIPLVVGAGLYFTVRSRGVQLRLLPEMFRVVKEKTPPRADGRKQVSSFGAFTISAAARVGTGNIAGVAAAITLGGAGAVFWMWMMALIGAASAFVESALAQLYKVRNAGGAYRGGPAYYMQRALGKRWLGVLFAVTITVTFGFVFNAVQANTITAVASGSLADTDGSNWFGPSLGVLLAALLGLAVFGGVRRISSITTVLVPVMAIVYLLLGAAVVLLNITEFPRVIADIVGGAFGFRELAAGGIGAAIQQGIRRGMFSNEAGLGSAPNAGAAAEVSHPVKQGLVQSLGVFFDTLLVCTMTAFIVLVTNPELSGRQGADLTQTALSETLGGWAGHLLTVVVFMLAFSSMIGNYYYGETNIQFITRKRWVLPGYRALVLSAVVLGSLGSVSIVWNLADVFMGLMALINLAAIIPLSAIAFRLLDDYLAQRRAGLEPVFTRDRMPDLKGIQCWDPIRTTVPSAQAPERV; this is encoded by the coding sequence ATGGACACTCTGGATTCGGTGATCGTCAACGTCAACGATCACCTCTGGACCTACCTGCTGATTCCGCTGGTGGTCGGTGCGGGCCTGTACTTCACGGTCCGCTCCCGGGGTGTGCAGCTGCGCCTGCTTCCCGAGATGTTCCGGGTGGTGAAGGAGAAGACCCCGCCGCGCGCCGACGGCCGCAAGCAGGTCTCGTCCTTCGGCGCCTTCACGATCTCGGCCGCCGCGCGCGTCGGTACCGGCAACATCGCCGGTGTCGCCGCCGCCATCACCCTGGGCGGCGCGGGCGCAGTCTTCTGGATGTGGATGATGGCGCTGATCGGCGCGGCCTCCGCCTTCGTGGAATCGGCCCTCGCCCAGCTCTACAAGGTGCGCAACGCCGGCGGCGCCTACCGTGGCGGCCCGGCCTACTACATGCAGCGGGCGCTGGGTAAACGCTGGCTCGGGGTGCTCTTCGCGGTGACGATCACCGTCACCTTCGGCTTCGTCTTCAACGCCGTACAGGCCAACACCATCACCGCCGTGGCTTCGGGCTCCCTCGCCGACACGGACGGATCGAACTGGTTCGGCCCCTCGCTCGGCGTGCTGCTGGCCGCCCTGCTGGGCCTGGCCGTCTTCGGCGGGGTCAGGCGGATCTCGTCCATCACCACGGTCCTGGTGCCGGTGATGGCGATCGTGTACCTCCTCCTCGGCGCGGCGGTGGTCCTCCTCAACATCACCGAGTTCCCCCGGGTCATCGCCGACATCGTCGGCGGCGCCTTCGGCTTCCGCGAGCTGGCGGCCGGCGGTATCGGCGCGGCCATCCAGCAGGGCATCCGGCGCGGCATGTTCTCCAACGAGGCGGGCCTGGGCTCGGCCCCGAACGCGGGCGCCGCCGCCGAGGTCTCGCACCCGGTCAAGCAGGGCCTCGTACAGTCCCTGGGCGTCTTCTTCGACACCCTCCTCGTCTGCACGATGACGGCCTTCATCGTCCTGGTCACCAACCCGGAGCTGTCGGGCCGCCAGGGCGCGGACCTGACGCAGACGGCGCTGAGCGAGACGCTGGGCGGGTGGGCCGGCCATCTGCTCACCGTGGTGGTCTTCATGCTCGCCTTCAGCAGCATGATCGGTAACTACTACTACGGCGAGACCAACATCCAGTTCATCACCCGCAAGCGGTGGGTCCTGCCCGGCTACCGGGCGCTGGTCCTGTCGGCGGTCGTCCTGGGCTCGCTCGGTTCGGTGTCGATCGTCTGGAACCTGGCGGACGTGTTCATGGGCCTCATGGCCCTGATCAACCTCGCCGCGATCATCCCGCTGTCGGCCATCGCCTTCCGCCTCCTGGACGACTACCTCGCCCAGCGCCGCGCGGGCCTGGAACCGGTCTTCACCCGCGACCGCATGCCGGACCTGAAGGGGATCCAGTGCTGGGACCCGATCCGCACGACGGTCCCGTCGGCGCAGGCGCCGGAACGGGTGTAG